Proteins found in one Deltaproteobacteria bacterium genomic segment:
- a CDS encoding LEA type 2 family protein → MRGQLFPMRKLLLLLPLFLGCSLLRQAGSSAFERPTLSFKEARLPEIDFKGAELDLVFLVTNPNPVGLDLTRASYNLEVEGHKVASGTPKNGLKIPGGGTTEVTFPAKLQWNEIAPALEAVFAMDQVRYKASGELGLGPVTLPLQHEGTFAAPKMPNVDVGSPKITSLSLTGARLSLPLKIANQNGFPLPLGGILGTVDIAGATVGRIALPEAAPVPSKGESTVMLPLNVSFLQSGAAAAEAIRSGVAEVKVDAILNAAGASIPVKVARTVELQRATGSAGP, encoded by the coding sequence ATGCGTGGTCAGCTTTTCCCCATGCGCAAGCTACTGTTGCTCCTGCCGCTGTTTCTCGGATGCTCGCTCCTGCGTCAGGCCGGCTCCTCGGCGTTCGAGCGGCCGACCCTTTCATTCAAGGAGGCCCGGCTTCCGGAGATCGATTTCAAGGGCGCCGAGCTGGACCTCGTCTTCCTGGTCACGAACCCGAATCCGGTCGGTCTCGACCTGACCCGCGCCAGCTACAACCTGGAGGTCGAAGGACACAAGGTCGCCTCCGGCACGCCGAAGAACGGCTTGAAGATCCCCGGCGGCGGCACGACCGAGGTCACCTTCCCGGCGAAGCTGCAATGGAACGAGATCGCCCCCGCCCTCGAGGCGGTCTTCGCCATGGACCAGGTGCGCTACAAGGCCAGCGGCGAATTGGGCCTCGGCCCCGTCACGCTGCCCCTCCAGCACGAAGGGACATTCGCCGCGCCGAAGATGCCGAACGTCGACGTCGGCTCGCCGAAGATCACTTCGCTCTCGCTCACCGGCGCGCGCCTTTCCCTCCCTCTCAAGATCGCGAACCAGAACGGTTTCCCGCTGCCGCTCGGCGGCATCCTGGGCACGGTGGACATCGCCGGCGCGACCGTCGGTCGAATCGCGCTCCCCGAAGCCGCGCCGGTTCCCTCCAAAGGCGAGTCGACCGTCATGCTCCCGTTGAACGTGAGCTTCCTGCAGAGTGGGGCGGCGGCTGCGGAGGCGATTCGCAGCGGCGTTGCGGAGGTGAAGGTCGACGCGATCCTCAATGCGGCGGGGGCTTCAATTCCGGTGAAAGTGGCGCGCACGGTGGAGCTGCAACGGGCGACGGGTTCCGCCGGGCCTTAG